Proteins co-encoded in one Corynebacterium tuberculostearicum genomic window:
- a CDS encoding IS481 family transposase, protein MNSPNRNMAIVRAVREQKRSPSKVAKQFGISRQRVYQILNAFDAGGAKAVAPKSRAPHTHPQAVPDKLRAEIVTIRRQLTRHGLDAGPETIAFHLERDGKRSPSTSTIRRILAKEGLIIPEPKKKPKSSFIRFEAAMPNECWQADITHIFLADGTRVDVLDFLDDHSRYLLSITAASSFTGPQVAAELTRLITTYGPPASTLTDNGLVFTARLAGRKGGRNAFEKVLSTYKIQQKNGRPGHPQTQGKIERFHQTLKKWITARPPAKTIGELQEQLDEFRDYYNIHRPHRALGRRSPHHSYTTGPKASPGDNPKQEWRTRNDIVWDNGKVTVRYAGKLFHLGIGRAFKRQKVLMVIADNHVITSLAETGEVITEHYIDTARDYQRPYWKQGDPPQATK, encoded by the coding sequence ATGAACAGTCCTAACCGCAATATGGCCATTGTCCGAGCAGTCCGTGAGCAAAAGCGCAGCCCGTCAAAGGTAGCTAAGCAATTTGGTATTTCCCGGCAGCGCGTCTATCAAATCCTCAACGCTTTCGACGCCGGCGGTGCCAAGGCTGTCGCGCCGAAATCACGTGCCCCACACACCCATCCACAGGCCGTGCCAGATAAGTTGCGGGCAGAAATTGTTACTATCCGTCGTCAACTAACGCGTCATGGGCTTGATGCAGGACCCGAGACTATTGCTTTTCACCTTGAAAGAGACGGAAAACGCAGCCCGTCTACGTCTACGATTCGACGCATCTTGGCCAAAGAGGGACTTATCATCCCGGAGCCGAAAAAGAAGCCTAAAAGCTCATTTATCCGCTTTGAAGCAGCCATGCCCAATGAATGCTGGCAGGCAGACATCACCCATATCTTCCTAGCCGATGGCACCAGGGTTGACGTCCTAGATTTCCTCGATGACCACTCGCGCTACCTTTTATCGATTACCGCTGCCAGCTCTTTTACAGGCCCACAAGTAGCTGCTGAGCTTACTCGATTGATAACAACCTATGGTCCGCCAGCATCGACGCTTACAGATAACGGGTTAGTCTTTACTGCCCGCTTAGCTGGGCGTAAAGGCGGACGAAATGCTTTTGAAAAAGTCTTGAGTACGTACAAAATTCAGCAGAAAAACGGCCGCCCAGGCCACCCGCAAACGCAAGGGAAAATTGAGAGATTCCACCAAACACTCAAAAAATGGATCACTGCCAGACCACCCGCGAAAACTATAGGTGAACTGCAAGAACAACTAGATGAATTTCGCGACTACTACAACATTCACCGCCCTCACCGAGCGCTTGGCAGGCGCAGCCCGCACCACAGCTACACGACAGGACCCAAAGCCAGCCCAGGTGATAACCCAAAGCAAGAATGGCGCACCAGAAACGACATTGTCTGGGACAACGGCAAAGTCACTGTGCGCTACGCTGGCAAGCTTTTCCACTTAGGCATCGGTAGAGCCTTTAAGCGACAAAAAGTCCTCATGGTCATAGCCGACAATCACGTCATCACATCACTAGCCGAAACCGGCGAAGTGATCACCGAGCACTACATCGACACAGCCCGCGACTATCAAAGGCCCTACTGGAAACAAGGAGACCCGCCCCAAGCCACGAAATAA
- a CDS encoding DUF418 domain-containing protein has protein sequence MSASSRIVGLDIARSLAIIGMVVLHMASLVWHTKVILNGLPAALFAILAGITLMIIARNFTVTTLLRILARGCIITLIGLALLPLGGEIQVVLVVIGITMMLLCWVPPLHWAWRLILFAVVTVAATVKYAPLTLPQVYPLLAYIAYFLAGMLVYEIYIRKQRTAAQWASTVIASIVAAIGFYFRFTTDIPGWLRFTGHTGVVGEIMLSIAVAAVVLHLCLLAGQAAPKLVYPFAALGAMSLSIYILHVLTAYYWQSHIALHNTAWACAFIALFLVIATLWRRLIGKGPAEWAVAKAIAIAVPAGKKD, from the coding sequence GTGTCCGCATCTTCGCGCATCGTTGGGCTTGATATAGCCCGTTCACTTGCCATTATTGGCATGGTAGTCCTGCACATGGCCTCCCTCGTGTGGCATACCAAAGTCATTCTCAACGGCCTGCCCGCCGCGCTTTTTGCCATTTTGGCGGGTATCACATTGATGATCATTGCCCGCAATTTCACGGTGACCACGCTTCTGCGTATCCTTGCCCGCGGCTGCATAATTACACTCATCGGCCTCGCGCTACTGCCCCTAGGGGGAGAGATTCAGGTCGTCCTAGTAGTAATTGGCATTACTATGATGTTGCTGTGCTGGGTCCCCCCGTTGCACTGGGCCTGGAGGCTAATCCTATTCGCTGTGGTCACCGTAGCCGCGACCGTGAAATATGCTCCGCTGACCCTACCGCAGGTATACCCACTGCTGGCCTATATCGCCTATTTCCTCGCCGGCATGCTGGTCTATGAAATCTATATTCGCAAGCAACGCACCGCTGCGCAGTGGGCTTCTACCGTTATAGCCAGCATCGTTGCCGCTATCGGTTTCTACTTCCGCTTTACTACGGACATTCCTGGCTGGCTACGTTTTACCGGCCACACTGGCGTAGTGGGTGAGATCATGCTGTCCATTGCCGTCGCTGCAGTCGTCCTACACCTCTGCCTGCTTGCTGGTCAAGCTGCGCCCAAGCTGGTCTATCCCTTTGCTGCGCTGGGTGCGATGTCACTGAGCATCTACATCTTGCACGTGCTCACCGCCTACTACTGGCAAAGCCACATCGCCCTGCACAACACCGCCTGGGCCTGTGCTTTCATTGCCCTCTTCCTCGTTATCGCAACCCTGTGGCGCCGCCTGATAGGGAAGGGGCCGGCCGAATGGGCCGTCGCCAAAGCTATTGCCATCGCCGTTCCTGCCGGAAAGAAGGACTAA